From one Prochlorococcus marinus str. MIT 0912 genomic stretch:
- a CDS encoding PAM68 family protein: MKSAKKNKKDQPKEVKIGFSSNNSAPKISAPKSSKSSSKKAGIPSYVANRMARRIAFTTGIPTLSGMGVFIGSYFLISKGIAEISPTVTLVSSAFCFFVGLLGLSYGILSASWDFNPGSFLGFENIKPNINRMKDAFKTSKKDISS, encoded by the coding sequence ATGAAAAGTGCGAAAAAAAACAAAAAGGACCAACCTAAAGAAGTAAAAATAGGATTCTCCAGCAATAACTCGGCTCCAAAAATAAGTGCGCCTAAATCTTCAAAAAGTAGTAGCAAGAAAGCAGGAATACCAAGCTATGTTGCAAACAGAATGGCAAGAAGAATAGCTTTTACTACAGGTATCCCAACGCTAAGTGGCATGGGAGTATTTATTGGGAGTTATTTTTTAATAAGCAAAGGTATTGCTGAAATATCTCCAACAGTCACTCTTGTCAGTTCAGCATTTTGTTTCTTTGTCGGCTTATTAGGATTAAGCTATGGAATACTCTCCGCGAGTTGGGATTTTAATCCAGGAAGTTTTCTTGGTTTTGAAAACATAAAGCCAAACATCAATAGGATGAAAGATGCATTCAAAACAAGTAAAAAAGATATTTCTAGTTAA